The segment CGCCACGAGCGACCTGCAGCTCATCCAGGGACTGCTGTGGATGTGGCCGGTCATGCTGGGCAATCTGCTGCTCTTCGTGATGTCACTCGTCGTCATGCTGGTGCTGTCCCCGCTGCTCACCCTCGTCGCGCTGGCCGTCGCACCCGCCCTGTGGTTCCTCGCCGGCCGCAGCCGCGAGCGGCTCTTCCCCGCCACCTGGTACGCACAGGGCCAGGCCGCCGCCGTCGCCGGGATCGTGGAGGGGTCGGTCACCGGGGTCCGGGTCGTCAAGGGCTTCGGGCAGGAACAGCAGGAGATGGCGAAGCTGGAGGACGTCAGCGGGAAACTGTTCGCCGGGCGGCTGCGCACCATACGGCTGAACGCCCGCTACAGCCCCGCTCTGCAGGCCGTGCCCGCGCTCGGCCAGGTCGGGATGCTGGCGCTGGGCGGCTGGATGGCCACCCGGGGCCAGATCAGCCTGGGCACCTTCGTCGCCTTCTCCACATACCTGGCCCAACTCACCGGCCCGGTCCGGATGCTCACCATGATGCTCACCGTCGGCCAGCAGGCCCGGGCCGGTGTCGAGCGGGTCCTTGAGCTCATCGACACCGAGCCGACCCTGGCGCAGGGCAGCCGGGAGCTGCCGGGCGATGCCCCGGCGACCGTCGAGTTCGACCATGTCAGCTTCGGCTACGACCCGCTGAGGCCCGTCCTCGACGACTTCAGCCTGCGCATCGAGCCGGGCGAGACACTCGCCGTCGTCGGTGCCTCCGGCAGCGGCAAGTCCACCGTCTCGCTGCTGCTGCCGCGCTTCTACGACGCCACGGGCGGCGCGGTGAAGGTCGGCGGCCAGGATGTCCGCGACCTGACCTTCGACTCGCTGCGCGATGCCATAGGGCTGGTGCCCGAGGACAGCTTCCTCTTCTCCGACACCGTCCGCGCCAACATCGCGTACGGCCACCCGGACGCCACGGACGAACAGATCCTCACCGCCACCCGGCATGCGCAGGCCCATGAGTTCATCAGCAGCCTGCCGGACGGATACGACACGGTCGTCGGCGAGCAGGGCCTCACGCTCTCCGGCGGCCAGCGGCAGCGCGTGGCCCTGGCCCGCGCCATCCTCACCGACCCGCGCCTGCTGCTCCTGGACGACGCCACCTCCGCCGTCGACGCACAGGTCGAGGCTGACATCCATGACGCGCTGCGCGAGGTCATGGCCGGCCGCACCACGCTGTTGATCGCCCACCGCCGCTCCACGCTCGCCCTGGCGGACCGCATCGCCGTCATGGAGGCGGGGCGGCTGGTGGACGTCGGCACCCATGAGGAGCTTCAGGCCCGCTGCCCGCTGTACCGGCGGCTGCTCACCGACCCGGACGAACTGGGCGCGGATGTCGTGGCGCACGACCCGGCGGGGACCGTCGCCTTCCGGGATGCGGCGGCGGACGCGGAGGCTTCGGCCGCGGCGGGTGGCGTCACGCTCGCACTGTGGCGGCGCGACCGCAGCCAGGCCGACGGTGCGGGCACCGGCGCGGGCGGCGCGGTGGCCGCTGCCACCGGCGGCGGACCCGCCGGGATGGCCGCCGCCCTGGCCGGGATGCCGGCCACGCCCGAGCTCCTCGCCAAGGTCGCCGCGCTGCCGCCGGCCGACGACACGCCGGACGTGGACGAGTCGGCGGCGCGCATCGCCGACACGGACTTCGGACTGCGCAGCCTGCTGCGCGGCTTCCGCGCCCCGCTGCTGTTCAGCCTGCTGCTGGTGGCCGCCGACGCACTCGCCGGGCTGCTGCTGCCCGTCCTGATCCGGCACGGCATCGACTCCGGCGTCCGCCAGGCCGCGCTCGGCGCGGTCTGGGCCGCCTCGCTGCTCGGCCTGCTCATCGTCCTCGGCCAGTGGGCGGCGCAGTGGGGCGCCGCCCGGCTGACCGGCCGCACCGGTGAGCGCGTCCTCTACACCCTCCGCGTCAAGATCTTCGCGCACCTGCACAGGCTCGGACTCGACTACTACGAGCGCGAGCTGAGCGGCCGCATCATGACCCGGATGACCACCGACGTGGACGCCCTGTCGACCTTCCTGCAGACCGGCCTGGTCACCGCGCTCGTCAGCCTGCTGACCTTCTTCGGCATCCTCGTCGCGCTGCTCGCCATCGACCTGCAGCTCGCGCTCATGGTCTTCGCGACCCTCCCGGTCCTGCTCGCCGCCACCTGGGTCTTCCGGCGCAAGTCCGTCAGGGCCTACGAGCTCGCCCGCGAGCGGGTCGGTGTCGTCAACGCCGACCTGCAGGAGCACGTCGCCGGGCTGCGCATCGTGCAGGCCTTCCGCCGCGAGGAGGGCGGCGCGGAGCGCTTCGCGGGGCGCAGCGACGCCTACCGGCAGGCCCGTCTGCGCGGCCAGTTCCTGATCTCCGTCTACTTCCCCTTCGTCCAGCTCCTGTCCAGCGTGGCCGCCGCCCTCGTCCTGATCGTCGGCGCCAACCGGGTCGGCGCCGGCACCCTCACCGCCGGTGCCCTGGTCGCGTATCTGCTCTACATCGACCTGTTCTTCTCGCCCGTGCAGCAGCTCTCCCAGGTCTTCGACGGCTACCAGCAGGCGTCGGTCTCCATGGGCCGCATACGCGAGCTGCTGCGCACCCCGACCGCGATCCCGGCCGCCGCCGCTCCCCGTGAGGTCGGCTCCCTGCGCGGCGAGATCGTCTTCGACGATGTCCGCTTCCAGTACGGGCGCGACGGCGCGGAGGCCCTGTCCGGGGTGGACCTGCGGATACCCGCCGGACAGACCGTCGCCTTCGTCGGTGAGACCGGCGCGGGCAAGTCCACGCTGGTCAAGCTGGTCGCCCGGTTCTACGACCCCACCGGCGGCGCGGTCCTGGTCGACGGCCACGACGTGCGCGAGCTGGATCCCACGGGGTACCGGCGCAGGCTCGGCGTCGTGCCGCAGGAGCCGTATCTGTTCGCCGGGACGGTGCGTGACGCGATCGCGTACGGGCGGATGGACGCCACCGACGCCGAGGTCGAAGCCGCCGCGCGGGCGGTCGGCGCGCACGCCATGATCGCCACCTTCGACGGCGGCTACCTGCACATCGTCGCCGACCGCGGGCGCAACCTGTCCGCCGGCCAGCGGCAGCTGATAGCGCTGGCCCGCGCCCAGCTCGTCGACCCCGACATCCTGCTGCTCGACGAGGCCACCGCCGCCCTCGACCTTGCCACCGAGGCCCTGGTCAACCAGGCCGCCGACCGCCTCGCGGCGCGCCGTACAACGCTCGTGGTGGCCCACCGCCTGACGACGGCCGCACGCGCAGACCGCGTCGTCGTCCTCGACCACGGCCGGGTCGTGGAGGACGGCACGCACGAGGAGTTGCTGGCCCGGCAGGGGCGGTACGCCTCCCTGTGGCGGGCGTTCGTCGGGGAGGACGAGAGCAGCGAGGCGGTGGCCTAGGGCTTTTCCTGCCGGGCGGCGTCGAGGCTCATCCAGCCGCCCTGCGGTTCGGGGAGGAAGATCACCCCGCCGGCCACCAGCGGCTCGGTGTCCGAGGAGGTCTCCCAGGGATCGGTGCCGACCGCCTGCGGTTTGTGGTACCAGAGCCGGTCGCCCGAGGAGGCGTCAAAGGAGGCGCCGCCGCCGTTGTACGCCAGATAGAGCCGGCCCCCGGCGTGAATCGGCGGGGTGTCGACGGCCTTGGCCCCCGGCACCGGCGCGCTCCACAGCTCCGTGCGCTTGGTTGTGTCGACCGCGACGACGGACCAGTCGGCGCCGTCGCTCGCCGCGAGGTAGGCGCGGCCCCGCGACACGGACAGCTCGGCGGCCCCGACCTGCCCCGATCCCCAGCTTCCGCCCAGCCAGGTGGTGGAGCTCGCGCCCCCGGCGCCGAGCACCCGCCGGAGCACCCCGGTCCGGGTCTCCTCGCTGTTCGTCACCACGCAGTAGATGACCGTCCTGCCGCCCTCGGTCAGGAGCGCCTCCGACCCCATGACGCAACCGGGCTTGAGCCCGTACTCGGCGACGTGCTCGCCGGACCCGGCGTCGAGCACGGTGAGGAGATCCTCCGGTCCCCCTCCGTCGTCGGGGTCCTTCCCGGAGAAGAGATAGACCTTCCCGCCGAAGGACCGGATCGACGGCGGGTACTGGGAGGTGTTGGCGCTGCCGGGCAGGGCGGTCCACCGCCATGTGCCGCTCCGCGCGTCGACCGCGTGCACGCGGCCGCTGTGCTCGGCCACGTACACGTTGCGGCCGTCGGTCGTCAGGCGCTGGGTGAGGATCGAGGTGCGGTAACTCCACAGGTCCTCACCGGTCTTCAGGGACAGGCCCCGGATGGCGTCTCCGGTGTTGACGATGGCCGTGTCGCCGACGACGGCGGGGGAGTTCTGCCCGTACGCCGTGATCGAGGCGCGGGTCCACAGCGACTTCCCGGTCGCGGCGTCGATGCGCACGGTCGCGTCTCCCACGCACAGCAGCGAGGCCTGCGCGTACACGCACGTGCTGTTCCGGCCGAGCGGCTTGCTCGCGGCGCCGCTCCAGGCCCTCCACCCCTTGGGCCGGCGGTCGGCGCCGTCGGCGTACGCGTAGGTGTAGGCCGAGCCTCCGGACTGCGTGGCCGCGTAGGACCCCGCTCCCGGCGGGCGGGCCGCCGCGCTCGCGGAGGCGGAGGCCGACACGGGGGCGGACACGGTGCCCGAGCCGGAGCCGCCCTTGCCGCCGGCGCCGCCGGACCGGTCCTGGAGCATCCCGTACAGGACGGCGCTCGTCAGCGTGGCCGTGGCCACTACCGCGGCGATGGCGACCAGGACACGCCGCTTGCGCAGGCCGGGCAGGGTGGTGTCGGGGCCGGGCGGGACCGGGTCGGTGGGGACGTACAAGGGGGGCTGCGGCTGTGGGTCCGGTTCCGGCCGCTTCTGCGGCGGCTCCGCCCGCGCCGGAAGCAGCGCCAGCAGCTCCGTGGCCGTGGGACGGCCGGCCGGCTCCTTCGCCAGGCAGCGGACGACCACGGACCGCAGCCAGTCCGGGACATCGGACAGGTCCGGCTCGTCGTGGACCAGCTGATACGCCACCGTGTACAGATCCGAAGCGGGGAACGGGGCGTGCCCGGAGGCCGCGTAGACCATCACGGAGCCGAAGGAGAACACATCGCTCGCCGGACCGATGTCGCGCGCGGCCCGGATCTGCTCGGGCGACATGAAGGGCGGGGTGCCCACCACGATGCCGGTCTGGGTGCGCACATGCGGCTCGGCGGCCCGCACGATCCCGAAGTCGATGACCCGCGGCCCGTCGTCCGCGAGCAGGACGTTGGACGGCTTGAGGTCGCGGTGCACGATCCCCGCCCGGTGGATGTCCCGCAGCGCCTCGGCGAGCCCGCCCGCCAGCTGCCGTAACTCCTCCGCCCGCAGCGGCGGTCCGGCCTTGACCCGCTGGTCCAGCGGGGGCCCGGCGATGTACTGCGTGACCATCCACGGCGTCGGGGCGTCCGGGTCGGCGTCGATCACCGGCGCGGTGAAGGCGCCGCTGACCTGCCGGGCCGCGTCGACCTCCTGCCGGAAGCGGGAGCGGAAGGCCGGGTCGCCGGCCACCTCGGCGCGGATCACCTTCACCGCGACCGCGCGCCCCGAGGGCGACGTGCCCAGGTAGACGTGGCCCATGCCGCCTTCGCCGAGTACGCGGTCGAGTACATACCCGGGGACGAGGGGTAGGTCGTGGTTACCGGCCTGATGCATCGCGCCCCCGACGTCGGTTGTCAGACGCCCGGAGCATACCGGTACCCCGCATTGACCTGAACGCGCTCTGGCGGAGGGCGACTTGCTCCTCATAGGTTCATGTGCGAAGCCTGTGAACCCAGGGGAGGGTGCATGCGCAAGGCGCTCAGATGGCTGCTGGCACTGGTGCTGCTGACGGGCATGGCGGGAGGCGGCGCCGCCACCGCCACGGCGGCCACCGGCACCGACATCAAGGACCGGATCCTGGCGATACCCGGGATGAGCCTGATCGAGGAGAAGCCGGTAGAGGGCTACCGCTTCTTCGTACTGAACTACACACAGCCGGTCGACCACCGGCACCCCTCCAAGGGCACCTTCCAGCAGCGGATCACCGTGCTGCACAAGTCCGCCGACCGGCCCACGGTCTTCTACACCTCCGGCTACGGACTCTCCACGACCCCTTCCCGCCGCGAACCGACCCAGATAGTCGACGGCAACCAGGTCTCCATGGAGTACCGGTTCTTCACCCCCTCCCGCCCCGACCCCGCCGACTGGTCGAAGCTCGACATCTGGCAGGCGGCCAGCGACCAGCACCGCGTCTTCCGCGCGCTGGACGCCGTCTACCACCGCAACTGGATCGACACCGGCGGCAGCAAGGGCGGCATGACCGCCACCTACTACCGGCGCTTCTACCCCCACGACATGGACGGCACCGTCGCCTACGTCGCGCCCAACGACGTGGTGAACGACGAGGACTCGGCCTACACCCGCTTCTTCGAGCAGGTCGGCACCGCCGACTGCCGCGACCGCCTCGACGCGGTGCAGCGCGAAGCGCTCGTACGCCGCGACGAGATCGTCGCCCGCTACCAGAAGTACGCCGACGACAACGGCCTCACCTTCACCACCGTCGGCAGCGCCGACAAGGCCTACGAGAACGTGGTCCTGGACCTGGTGTGGGCCTTCTGGCAGTACCACCTGGAGGCGGAGTGCGCCGACGTGCCCGCCGCCACCGCGCCGACCGACGACCTCTACACCTTCATCGACACGGTCTCGGGCTTCGACTTCTACACCGACCAGGGCCTGGAGTACTACACGCCGTACTTCTACCAGGCGGGCACCCAACTGGGCGCGCCCACCTTCGCCACCCCGCACCTGACCGGCCTGCTGCGCTACCCGGGCATCTACCAGCCGCGCTCCTACGTGCCGCGCTCCATCCCCATGAGGTTCCAGCCGGCCGCCATGCGCGACATCGACACCTGGGTGCGGCACCACGCCCGGCAGATGCTCTTCGTCTACGGCCAGAACGACCCGTGGGGCGCCGAGCCCTTCCGCCTCGGCCGCGGTGCGTCGGACTCGTACGTGATGTGGGCCCCCGGCGCGAACCACGGGGCGAACATCTCCAAGCTGACGGCGGACGACAAGGCACTGGCCACGGCCGAGGTGCTGGAGTGGGCGGGGGTCGCCCCGGCTTCGGTGCGGGCCGAGCCGGACACGGCGAAGCCTCTGGCGGCGTACGACGCGAAACTCGACATGCGCAGCGAGGCTTTGGAGCGGCACCCCTTCTGACGGCTGGTCACAGCCGGCGGGCGCATCCCACGCCCGCCGGTCCCAGGCTGACGAAGAGCGCGGTCCCGGCCGGGCAGCCGGAGCGCTTCGGGGCGATCGCGGTGATCCGGTACTGCGGCTTGTTCTTGCGCGTGCCGTCGCAGGCGGTCTCGCGGACCTGGCCTGCGCGTGCGGTGTAGACGCAGTCGCCGGTGATCGTGCGCGGGCCGCCGCCCGATCCGGGGTCGCCCGGGTGCGGGGAGGCGAGGTTGCGCATGCAGGCGTAGCCCTGGGGACGGCCGGCGGAGACGGTGAGGACGAAGTCGGTGTTCTCCGGGCAGCGGTCGCCCGCGCGTGAGAGAGCGGACGGGGTGGGCGAGGGCGGCAGCAGCCCGTACAGCCGAAGCGTCACGCGCGCGGTGGCCGCCGGATCGGAGCAGTCCACCTCGCGATACGCGCCGACCGGATCGGCTGCCGCGCATTCGCCCTTGGCCAGGAAGACACCGTCACCCGTGCTCCGCGAAGGGCTGCCCGACTGCCGTGCGGCACCGCTGCCGGTCCCGCCGGGGGCGGGAGTGCAGGCGGCCAGCAGGATGGCGGCCAGCCACACCGCGCCCAAGAGCTGTCCGGAAATCGCACGAATGCGCATGCCCGCCCCCTGTGAACACCATTTGCATCCCCCGGGTGCAAATGATCCACCGCACCCCTTTCGTGAGGATACGGTGCGAGGCGGGAGGGCGTCACGCGGGCAGCAGACTCCCGGCGACGGTGATCACGGCCGCGTAATGCTGCGCGCGCAGGCAGCGGATGTTCTCGTCCCCGGTCGGCACCGCGCTGACCGTGGCCCGGCCCGGATCGATCAGCAGAGCCGCCCCCGTAGGCCTGCAGCTCGACAGGATGTAGGCGATACGGCGCTCGCCCTGGCCCGTCGGGTGCGCGGCGAGCTGCTTGCGCACGGTGGCCGCGCCATTGCGCGACAACCGCGAGAGAAACGTGTTCAGTTCACCCGTCCGGGTGACATCGGTGCCACGTCCGTCCGCCGTTGCCCCGTCCGGCACCCGGTCCAGCTTGGTGAAGGCCACGGTCTTGCCCGGTCCCGGCGGATCGGCCTCCTCGTTCGTCTCCTGGGCGAAGCGGGGGTTGTCCGGCAGGCTGGCCCGGGGCACTTCGAAGACCGTGACGACATGATTGGCCGCGAAGCACTCAGGCAGCGGCTTGGGCTGCTGGATCCCGAGGAACAGGCGTTGCTTCGCGTCGATGAACAGGGTCGCGTTGGTGGCCGCGCTGCATCCGGTGGTCCTGGACCATCCGACCAGCACATTGCGCGAGAAGTCGGTTTTGGCGGCCTTGGCCGTGATCGCCTTGGCGATCTCGGGGGCGGATCTCGCGAAGTAGCCCGGGAAGCGGGCCAGATCACCCTCGCTGTCGAGCACGGTGTGCACGTCGGGCACGCCGCGCGTCGTCGCGGCCAGATGCACCAGACGGAAGACAGCCGATGCCGAAGGCGATGCAGAGGGTGAGGCCGATCCGGAAGGCGGCGCCGAAGTGGATGGGCCGCCACCGGCGCTGTCGGAGGGGGGCGCACCGGTGGCGGGCTGCTGCCGGCCGCAGGCGGCGGAGAGGGTTGTCAGCGACGCAGCCAGCAGCGTTACCGACACCGCTCTGCGGAGACTCACCAGCAGCATGCCGGTTGGACGGGGGCGGCTCGCAGTCGGTTCCATCGATGCCATCCGTCCATGGTCGGCCATCAGGCCTTTTCCGGCTCCCATCGGGCACGCAACACGCGGACGGCCTCCGTGATCGCCGGGCGCCTCGACGCCCCCGTACGCCACAGCGCGTGCAGCCTGCGCACCGGCGTCGGCTCCAGCGCCACCACGGCCACACCGTCCGGCAGCGGCCCGCGCCCGAGCCTGGGCACCAGGGCGATCCCGAGCCCGGCGCCGACGAGTGCCAACTGCGTCTGGTACTCCGCCACCTGGAACGCCAGATCCGGCTCCGTGCCGGTCTCGCGCAGCGTGCGCACCAGCCAGTCGTGGCACACCGTCCCCGGCGGCTGGCAGATCCACCGCTCGTCGGCGAGATCCTCCCGCGCGACCGAACCGCCATCGGCCGCACGTGCGGCGAGCCGGTGCCCGGCAGGCACCAGTACATCGCACCGGTCGTCACCGATCACCGCCCGCTCCAGCCCGTCGGGGGCGGGCAGCGGTGCGATGTCCCAGTCGTGCGCCACCGCCAGGTCCACCACGCCCCGGGCCACCAGGTCCACCGACAGATGCGGGTCGACCTCCATCAGCCGCAGCTCCAGAGAGGGGTGAGCGGCTGTCAGTTCGGCCAGCACCCCGGGCAGCAGTCCGCACGCCGCCGTGGGGAAGGCGGCCACCGTCAGCCGTCCGGCAGGCCGGCCGCGCTGCTCCTCCAGCGCCACCTCGGCCTCCTCCACCAGCGACATCAGCTGCTGCGCGGTGGCGACCAGCAGTTGCGCGGCGTCGGTCAGCGCGACTCCGCGCCCCTGCCGTTCCAGCAGCCGGGTCCGGGTCTCCCGCTCCAGCTTGGAGATCTGCTGCGACACGGCCGACGGCGTGTATCCCAGCGCGGCCGCGGCCGCGCCGACCGAGCCATGCGCATGCACGGCGTGCAGCGCGCGCAGACGGGCCAGATCGAGCACGGGTTCATCACCACATTTCAGCAGGCGTAAATCCAACAGTGCAGAAATCATTGCTGGTGCTAAACACTACGCTGCCACGAAGCTGGCCCCATGCGATCGCC is part of the Streptomyces sp. NBC_01262 genome and harbors:
- a CDS encoding LysR family transcriptional regulator; translation: MLDLARLRALHAVHAHGSVGAAAAALGYTPSAVSQQISKLERETRTRLLERQGRGVALTDAAQLLVATAQQLMSLVEEAEVALEEQRGRPAGRLTVAAFPTAACGLLPGVLAELTAAHPSLELRLMEVDPHLSVDLVARGVVDLAVAHDWDIAPLPAPDGLERAVIGDDRCDVLVPAGHRLAARAADGGSVAREDLADERWICQPPGTVCHDWLVRTLRETGTEPDLAFQVAEYQTQLALVGAGLGIALVPRLGRGPLPDGVAVVALEPTPVRRLHALWRTGASRRPAITEAVRVLRARWEPEKA
- a CDS encoding protein kinase domain-containing protein; translated protein: MHQAGNHDLPLVPGYVLDRVLGEGGMGHVYLGTSPSGRAVAVKVIRAEVAGDPAFRSRFRQEVDAARQVSGAFTAPVIDADPDAPTPWMVTQYIAGPPLDQRVKAGPPLRAEELRQLAGGLAEALRDIHRAGIVHRDLKPSNVLLADDGPRVIDFGIVRAAEPHVRTQTGIVVGTPPFMSPEQIRAARDIGPASDVFSFGSVMVYAASGHAPFPASDLYTVAYQLVHDEPDLSDVPDWLRSVVVRCLAKEPAGRPTATELLALLPARAEPPQKRPEPDPQPQPPLYVPTDPVPPGPDTTLPGLRKRRVLVAIAAVVATATLTSAVLYGMLQDRSGGAGGKGGSGSGTVSAPVSASASASAAARPPGAGSYAATQSGGSAYTYAYADGADRRPKGWRAWSGAASKPLGRNSTCVYAQASLLCVGDATVRIDAATGKSLWTRASITAYGQNSPAVVGDTAIVNTGDAIRGLSLKTGEDLWSYRTSILTQRLTTDGRNVYVAEHSGRVHAVDARSGTWRWTALPGSANTSQYPPSIRSFGGKVYLFSGKDPDDGGGPEDLLTVLDAGSGEHVAEYGLKPGCVMGSEALLTEGGRTVIYCVVTNSEETRTGVLRRVLGAGGASSTTWLGGSWGSGQVGAAELSVSRGRAYLAASDGADWSVVAVDTTKRTELWSAPVPGAKAVDTPPIHAGGRLYLAYNGGGASFDASSGDRLWYHKPQAVGTDPWETSSDTEPLVAGGVIFLPEPQGGWMSLDAARQEKP
- a CDS encoding S28 family serine protease, which encodes MRKALRWLLALVLLTGMAGGGAATATAATGTDIKDRILAIPGMSLIEEKPVEGYRFFVLNYTQPVDHRHPSKGTFQQRITVLHKSADRPTVFYTSGYGLSTTPSRREPTQIVDGNQVSMEYRFFTPSRPDPADWSKLDIWQAASDQHRVFRALDAVYHRNWIDTGGSKGGMTATYYRRFYPHDMDGTVAYVAPNDVVNDEDSAYTRFFEQVGTADCRDRLDAVQREALVRRDEIVARYQKYADDNGLTFTTVGSADKAYENVVLDLVWAFWQYHLEAECADVPAATAPTDDLYTFIDTVSGFDFYTDQGLEYYTPYFYQAGTQLGAPTFATPHLTGLLRYPGIYQPRSYVPRSIPMRFQPAAMRDIDTWVRHHARQMLFVYGQNDPWGAEPFRLGRGASDSYVMWAPGANHGANISKLTADDKALATAEVLEWAGVAPASVRAEPDTAKPLAAYDAKLDMRSEALERHPF
- a CDS encoding ABC transporter ATP-binding protein: MAGKSGDGEQGWLRRLIGYSWRYRGNVLLALGASLGGMAVMALVPLVPKVIIDDVIVAHDRPLAPWAIALIAAALVVYVLTYIRRFYGGRLALDVQHDLRTDMFRSLTRLDGARQDELNTGQVVGRATSDLQLIQGLLWMWPVMLGNLLLFVMSLVVMLVLSPLLTLVALAVAPALWFLAGRSRERLFPATWYAQGQAAAVAGIVEGSVTGVRVVKGFGQEQQEMAKLEDVSGKLFAGRLRTIRLNARYSPALQAVPALGQVGMLALGGWMATRGQISLGTFVAFSTYLAQLTGPVRMLTMMLTVGQQARAGVERVLELIDTEPTLAQGSRELPGDAPATVEFDHVSFGYDPLRPVLDDFSLRIEPGETLAVVGASGSGKSTVSLLLPRFYDATGGAVKVGGQDVRDLTFDSLRDAIGLVPEDSFLFSDTVRANIAYGHPDATDEQILTATRHAQAHEFISSLPDGYDTVVGEQGLTLSGGQRQRVALARAILTDPRLLLLDDATSAVDAQVEADIHDALREVMAGRTTLLIAHRRSTLALADRIAVMEAGRLVDVGTHEELQARCPLYRRLLTDPDELGADVVAHDPAGTVAFRDAAADAEASAAAGGVTLALWRRDRSQADGAGTGAGGAVAAATGGGPAGMAAALAGMPATPELLAKVAALPPADDTPDVDESAARIADTDFGLRSLLRGFRAPLLFSLLLVAADALAGLLLPVLIRHGIDSGVRQAALGAVWAASLLGLLIVLGQWAAQWGAARLTGRTGERVLYTLRVKIFAHLHRLGLDYYERELSGRIMTRMTTDVDALSTFLQTGLVTALVSLLTFFGILVALLAIDLQLALMVFATLPVLLAATWVFRRKSVRAYELARERVGVVNADLQEHVAGLRIVQAFRREEGGAERFAGRSDAYRQARLRGQFLISVYFPFVQLLSSVAAALVLIVGANRVGAGTLTAGALVAYLLYIDLFFSPVQQLSQVFDGYQQASVSMGRIRELLRTPTAIPAAAAPREVGSLRGEIVFDDVRFQYGRDGAEALSGVDLRIPAGQTVAFVGETGAGKSTLVKLVARFYDPTGGAVLVDGHDVRELDPTGYRRRLGVVPQEPYLFAGTVRDAIAYGRMDATDAEVEAAARAVGAHAMIATFDGGYLHIVADRGRNLSAGQRQLIALARAQLVDPDILLLDEATAALDLATEALVNQAADRLAARRTTLVVAHRLTTAARADRVVVLDHGRVVEDGTHEELLARQGRYASLWRAFVGEDESSEAVA